In Sporosarcina sp. PTS2304, a genomic segment contains:
- the secE gene encoding preprotein translocase subunit SecE, translating into MSKISDFLKKVISEMRKVSWPKRKELTKYTVVVISTVIFMAVYFGLVDMGISSVMKWYTGL; encoded by the coding sequence ATGAGTAAGATCAGCGATTTTTTGAAGAAAGTTATTTCTGAAATGCGAAAGGTCAGTTGGCCGAAGCGTAAAGAATTGACGAAGTATACAGTAGTAGTTATTTCAACTGTCATTTTTATGGCTGTTTATTTTGGACTAGTAGACATGGGTATTTCAAGTGTTATGAAATGGTATACTGGCCTGTAA
- the rpmG gene encoding 50S ribosomal protein L33, producing the protein MVKKIIICCEKCGSRNYTLPASNQAREGRLELKKFCSHCNTHTLHKQTI; encoded by the coding sequence GTGGTAAAAAAAATAATTATATGCTGTGAAAAATGTGGTTCGCGAAACTATACTTTGCCGGCTAGCAATCAAGCACGCGAAGGAAGACTTGAGTTGAAAAAGTTTTGCAGTCATTGCAACACGCACACGTTGCATAAGCAAACCATTTGA
- the sigH gene encoding RNA polymerase sporulation sigma factor SigH: MGNDEYKNVFSALSDEEMIELIHVGNSNALDFLITKFQPIVRMKARTYFIIGGDKEDIVQEGMIGLYKAIRDFRPDRLSSFKVFAELCITRQIITAIKTATRQKHIPLNTSISLDKPIYDEEQERTLLDIIAGSTLDDPEDLMIHKESFSFMEEEMGKVLSALEKEVLTLYLEGQSYREISEVLNRQVKSIDNALQRIKRKLEHSMAMDLVR; encoded by the coding sequence ATGGGAAATGACGAGTATAAAAATGTTTTTTCTGCACTTTCAGATGAAGAGATGATTGAACTGATACATGTGGGAAACTCAAATGCGCTTGATTTTTTGATCACGAAATTTCAACCGATCGTTCGGATGAAAGCTAGAACATATTTCATTATCGGTGGAGACAAAGAAGATATTGTGCAAGAAGGAATGATAGGACTTTACAAAGCCATCAGAGATTTTCGGCCCGATCGTCTAAGTTCATTTAAAGTGTTTGCGGAACTATGTATTACTAGACAGATTATAACAGCCATTAAAACAGCTACACGACAAAAACATATTCCGTTAAACACGTCTATTTCGTTAGACAAGCCTATTTATGACGAAGAACAAGAAAGAACATTACTAGATATCATCGCTGGTTCGACACTTGATGATCCTGAAGATCTGATGATTCATAAAGAGAGTTTTTCTTTCATGGAAGAAGAAATGGGCAAAGTATTGAGTGCGTTAGAAAAAGAAGTATTGACACTTTATTTAGAAGGGCAATCCTACCGGGAAATATCAGAAGTTCTAAATCGTCAAGTGAAATCAATTGATAATGCGCTACAGCGTATTAAACGGAAGTTGGAACATTCCATGGCGATGGATTTAGTGCGTTAA
- a CDS encoding NYN domain-containing protein, with product MKKDVLLVDGYNIIGAWPELQKLKKRDFAQARDLLIEQMAEFQAHKGWRVIVVFDAHLVPGIEKRKRQYRVEVVFTRENETADERIEKLVSELSGRLIQIHVATSDLVEQWVVFAQGALRISARELEIAMKEVNRLIAQKVKDSSERRPFSKIPLSDEVAEAFEKMRRGE from the coding sequence ATGAAAAAAGACGTTTTGCTCGTTGATGGATACAATATCATCGGAGCATGGCCGGAATTACAAAAATTAAAAAAGCGAGATTTCGCACAAGCGCGCGATCTTCTAATAGAACAAATGGCAGAATTCCAAGCGCATAAAGGATGGCGTGTCATTGTAGTGTTTGATGCACATTTAGTCCCGGGGATTGAAAAGCGTAAAAGACAATATCGTGTGGAAGTAGTGTTTACTAGAGAGAATGAAACGGCAGATGAGCGGATTGAAAAACTGGTCTCAGAATTATCAGGGCGTTTAATACAAATACACGTTGCGACGTCAGACCTTGTAGAGCAATGGGTTGTGTTTGCGCAGGGAGCATTAAGGATATCGGCTCGGGAGCTGGAAATTGCGATGAAAGAAGTCAATCGATTGATTGCCCAAAAGGTAAAAGATTCTAGCGAACGGCGTCCTTTTTCAAAGATTCCGCTGTCAGATGAAGTGGCAGAAGCTTTTGAAAAAATGAGACGCGGTGAATAA
- the rlmB gene encoding 23S rRNA (guanosine(2251)-2'-O)-methyltransferase RlmB — protein sequence MTELEVELIGGRNPVVEALRSGRQLNKIWVAEGVNKKSIGEIMKLAKEAGVVVQTSPKQKLDGMTDISHQGIVASVAAYDYAELDDLFLVAKSRKQDPFFLILDELEDPHNLGSILRTADASGVHGIIIPKRRAVGLTGIVAKASTGAIEHIPVVRVNNLAQTIEELKKRGVWIAGTDASNSTDYRHMEATLPLAVIIGSEGKGMSRILREKCDFLYSLPMVGHVTSLNASVAAALLMYEVLRKRQSSQATS from the coding sequence ATGACAGAGCTAGAAGTGGAACTGATCGGCGGAAGAAACCCAGTGGTAGAAGCTTTGCGGTCGGGACGGCAACTTAATAAAATTTGGGTAGCGGAAGGTGTAAATAAGAAGAGCATCGGAGAAATCATGAAGCTTGCGAAAGAAGCGGGAGTGGTAGTTCAGACATCGCCTAAGCAGAAACTTGATGGTATGACGGATATTAGTCATCAAGGAATCGTTGCGTCGGTGGCGGCGTATGATTATGCGGAGTTAGATGACTTATTCTTAGTGGCGAAAAGTAGAAAGCAAGACCCTTTCTTTCTAATCTTGGATGAACTAGAAGACCCCCACAACTTAGGTTCTATTTTGCGTACCGCAGACGCTTCAGGCGTCCACGGAATTATCATTCCAAAAAGAAGAGCTGTCGGGCTTACGGGAATTGTTGCGAAAGCTTCGACAGGTGCGATCGAACATATTCCTGTCGTCAGAGTAAATAATTTGGCGCAAACTATAGAAGAATTAAAAAAGCGAGGCGTGTGGATTGCGGGAACAGACGCATCTAATTCAACCGATTATCGTCATATGGAGGCGACTTTGCCGTTAGCGGTAATTATCGGTAGTGAAGGTAAAGGGATGTCCAGAATTTTACGTGAAAAATGTGATTTCCTTTATAGTTTACCGATGGTAGGACATGTCACTTCTCTAAATGCCTCTGTGGCGGCAGCGTTGCTAATGTATGAAGTTTTACGAAAGCGTCAATCTTCTCAGGCGACATCATGA
- a CDS encoding Mini-ribonuclease 3, which yields MGDLRDIDVKQLNALALAYMGDAVYEQAVREHLLRSGRVKPQILHKEATRFVSAKAQARIIMTMKDQKLLTGEEEAVMRRGRNAKAGSVPKNTDVTTYNYSSAFEAVLGYVYLLNRQDRLTELIAKAIRYVENPEEEMV from the coding sequence GTGGGGGATTTACGTGATATAGACGTCAAACAACTGAATGCCCTGGCTCTCGCATATATGGGCGATGCGGTATACGAGCAAGCGGTTAGAGAACATTTATTGCGAAGCGGCCGCGTGAAACCGCAAATTTTACACAAAGAGGCAACGCGATTTGTCTCCGCCAAAGCCCAAGCGCGAATAATTATGACGATGAAAGATCAAAAGCTGTTGACAGGGGAAGAAGAGGCTGTGATGCGCCGAGGACGCAATGCGAAAGCAGGCTCTGTTCCTAAAAATACGGACGTTACTACTTATAATTACAGTTCGGCATTTGAAGCGGTACTCGGATATGTATATCTTTTAAACCGTCAAGATCGTCTAACTGAACTGATAGCTAAAGCCATTCGGTACGTAGAAAATCCAGAGGAGGAAATGGTATGA
- the cysS gene encoding cysteine--tRNA ligase: MSIQLYNTLTRKKEKFVPIEEGKVKMYVCGPTVYNYIHIGNARPVIAFDTVRRYLEYRGYEVNYVSNFTDVDDKIIKAANELNEEVGQLTERFIEAYFEDVHALGCEKATAHPRVTEHIDDIVAFIQLLIEKGYAYESNGDVYFHTREFDGYGKLSHQSIDELKVGARIEENTIKSDPLDFALWKTAKEGEISWDSPWGKGRPGWHIECSVMARELLGDTIDIHAGGQDLTFPHHENEIAQSEAATGKTFANYWMHNGYINIDNEKMSKSLGNFILVHDIRKQIDPKVLRFFMLSVHYRHPVNFAQELVESAANGLERIRTAYNNLQHRLTLSADLADDSQMWVRGIEEQITAFETAMDDDFNTANAIAAIFELSKRANVYLLEKNTDSRVLQRFIEAFDLLMGVLGVPFDNVSELVDDEVDALIQERLDARKNRDFARADEIRDELKAKGIVLEDTAQGTRWKRG; encoded by the coding sequence ATGAGCATTCAACTTTATAATACATTGACACGAAAAAAAGAGAAATTTGTCCCTATAGAAGAAGGAAAGGTCAAGATGTATGTCTGTGGCCCAACTGTTTATAACTATATTCACATAGGAAATGCGCGGCCGGTTATCGCATTTGACACAGTCCGCCGCTATTTAGAATATCGCGGATATGAAGTGAACTATGTTTCGAACTTTACCGATGTGGATGATAAAATCATTAAAGCAGCAAACGAATTGAATGAAGAAGTAGGTCAACTAACAGAGCGTTTCATCGAAGCGTATTTTGAAGACGTTCATGCGCTAGGTTGTGAAAAAGCGACAGCGCACCCTCGTGTAACGGAACATATTGACGATATCGTCGCATTTATACAGTTGCTAATTGAAAAAGGATACGCGTATGAATCGAATGGCGATGTCTATTTTCATACACGTGAATTTGATGGGTACGGAAAGCTGTCTCATCAATCGATTGACGAATTAAAGGTAGGAGCACGCATAGAGGAAAATACGATTAAGTCCGATCCTTTAGATTTTGCGTTATGGAAAACTGCCAAAGAAGGTGAAATCTCATGGGATAGTCCTTGGGGAAAAGGGCGTCCGGGCTGGCATATCGAATGTTCCGTTATGGCAAGAGAGCTTCTAGGAGACACGATTGACATTCATGCAGGCGGTCAAGATTTAACATTCCCTCATCATGAAAACGAAATTGCTCAATCTGAAGCAGCAACAGGTAAAACATTCGCTAATTATTGGATGCATAATGGATATATTAATATCGATAATGAAAAAATGTCTAAGTCACTTGGCAACTTCATTCTTGTACATGATATCCGCAAGCAAATTGATCCGAAAGTGTTGCGTTTCTTCATGTTGTCCGTGCATTATCGTCATCCGGTGAACTTTGCGCAGGAACTAGTAGAAAGTGCAGCGAATGGGTTGGAGAGAATTCGAACGGCGTACAATAACTTGCAGCACAGATTAACGCTTTCTGCGGACTTGGCAGACGACTCCCAAATGTGGGTTCGTGGCATTGAAGAGCAAATTACAGCATTTGAAACAGCGATGGACGATGATTTTAATACTGCGAATGCGATTGCGGCTATATTTGAATTATCGAAGCGTGCTAACGTCTATTTATTAGAAAAAAACACAGATTCTCGCGTATTGCAGCGATTTATTGAAGCGTTCGATTTATTAATGGGTGTGCTCGGTGTACCTTTTGATAATGTATCGGAATTAGTGGATGACGAAGTAGATGCTCTAATTCAAGAACGTTTGGATGCGCGCAAAAACCGTGACTTTGCAAGAGCTGATGAAATCCGCGATGAATTGAAAGCGAAGGGTATTGTGCTAGAAGACACAGCACAAGGCACTCGTTGGAAAAGAGGGTAA
- the cysE gene encoding serine O-acetyltransferase — translation MFKRMKEDIRCIFDQDPAARSTIEVVLTYSGLHAIWLHRVAHAFYKRNLRFLARVVSQVSRFFTGIEIHPGAVIGRRLFIDHGMGVVIGETCEIGDDVTLYQGVTLGGTGKEGGKRHPTLHNNVLVASGAKVLGSITIGENSKVGAGSVILKEVPPNSTVVGIPGKIVISNGVRVSDKLTPTLQDPISDEIKRLEQQIRELQLRTEQLETMNGKKGDLHEHSTL, via the coding sequence TTGTTCAAACGCATGAAAGAAGATATCCGTTGTATTTTTGACCAAGATCCAGCTGCACGAAGCACGATAGAGGTAGTCTTAACGTATTCAGGATTACATGCCATCTGGTTGCATCGAGTGGCACACGCATTTTATAAACGCAACCTTCGTTTTTTAGCACGTGTGGTGTCTCAAGTGAGCAGGTTCTTTACAGGTATTGAAATTCATCCGGGGGCAGTGATTGGGAGAAGACTATTCATTGACCATGGAATGGGTGTAGTCATAGGGGAAACTTGTGAAATTGGAGATGACGTTACACTTTATCAAGGCGTGACGTTAGGTGGAACTGGTAAGGAAGGTGGAAAGCGCCATCCAACATTGCATAATAACGTATTAGTAGCATCAGGAGCTAAAGTTTTGGGGTCAATTACTATTGGTGAAAACAGCAAAGTAGGAGCAGGATCAGTTATTCTTAAAGAAGTGCCACCTAATTCCACAGTCGTTGGAATTCCAGGTAAAATAGTTATATCGAATGGGGTTCGTGTAAGTGATAAACTAACACCAACACTACAAGATCCTATATCTGATGAAATCAAGCGCTTAGAACAGCAAATTCGAGAATTGCAGCTGCGGACAGAACAGCTAGAAACGATGAATGGAAAAAAGGGAGATTTGCATGAGCATTCAACTTTATAA
- the gltX gene encoding glutamate--tRNA ligase, giving the protein MTQEVRVRYAPSPTGQLHIGGARTALFNYLYARHYDGKFIIRIEDTDTERNIEGGELSQLENLTWLGIHHDESIDVGGEYGPYRQTERLDLYNKYADDMLEKGHAYKCFCTPEELEEKRDAQKAAGIAAPMYDGTCRHLTAEQVAAKEAAGLSYSIRMRVPENVTYTIDDLVRGTVTFESKDIGDWVIVKTNGIPTYNYAVVVDDHLMKISHVFRGEEHLTNTPKQLMIYDVFGWDHPRYGHMTLIVNEERKKLSKRDESIIQFITQYKDLGYLPEAMFNFFALLGWSPGGEEEIFSHDELVKLFDETRLSKSPSMFDTNKLTWVNNQYIKKLSLEEVIDLTLPHLQAANLVSKEMTAEEQQWVHDLIALYHGQLSFGAEIVELSAQFFNDTVEYDEAAQEILAGEQVPEVMTSLKGQLEALETFDAPSIKAAIKAVQKETGHKGKNLFMPVRVVTTGQTSGPELPDSIALIGKKKILERVERFAK; this is encoded by the coding sequence ATGACACAAGAAGTACGTGTGCGCTACGCACCAAGTCCGACTGGCCAATTACATATCGGCGGAGCACGGACCGCTTTATTCAACTATTTATATGCTCGACACTATGATGGTAAATTCATCATTCGCATTGAAGATACAGATACTGAACGTAATATTGAAGGCGGCGAATTATCGCAGCTGGAAAACTTAACATGGCTAGGTATTCATCATGATGAGTCTATCGACGTGGGAGGAGAGTATGGACCGTACCGTCAGACAGAACGTTTAGATTTGTATAATAAATATGCAGATGACATGCTGGAGAAAGGTCATGCATATAAATGTTTCTGTACCCCTGAGGAATTGGAAGAAAAACGCGACGCACAAAAAGCGGCTGGTATTGCAGCTCCAATGTATGACGGTACATGCCGTCACTTAACAGCTGAGCAAGTAGCAGCAAAAGAAGCGGCAGGACTTTCCTACAGTATTCGTATGCGTGTGCCTGAAAATGTCACGTATACGATTGACGACTTAGTTCGCGGAACCGTAACATTCGAATCAAAAGATATTGGTGATTGGGTAATTGTTAAAACAAACGGTATCCCGACATATAACTATGCAGTAGTAGTGGATGATCATTTGATGAAGATTTCCCATGTCTTCCGTGGAGAAGAGCACTTAACGAACACTCCGAAGCAGTTGATGATATACGATGTATTCGGCTGGGATCACCCGCGGTATGGTCACATGACATTGATCGTTAATGAAGAACGGAAAAAACTTTCAAAGCGCGATGAGTCTATTATTCAGTTCATCACACAATATAAGGATTTAGGGTATTTACCTGAGGCGATGTTCAATTTCTTCGCACTATTGGGATGGTCTCCAGGTGGAGAAGAAGAGATCTTCTCGCATGATGAGCTAGTCAAATTATTTGATGAGACTCGTTTGTCTAAGTCACCTTCTATGTTTGATACGAATAAGCTAACATGGGTAAACAACCAATATATTAAAAAGCTTTCTCTTGAAGAAGTGATCGATTTGACATTGCCTCATCTGCAAGCGGCTAATTTAGTATCAAAAGAAATGACGGCTGAAGAACAACAATGGGTTCATGATCTAATTGCTTTATATCATGGACAGTTAAGCTTCGGTGCTGAAATTGTTGAACTATCCGCCCAGTTTTTTAATGACACAGTTGAATATGATGAAGCAGCACAGGAAATTCTTGCAGGAGAGCAAGTTCCAGAAGTGATGACTTCGTTAAAAGGACAATTAGAAGCACTTGAAACGTTCGATGCGCCGTCTATTAAAGCAGCGATTAAAGCGGTGCAGAAAGAAACAGGGCATAAAGGGAAGAATTTATTCATGCCAGTTCGTGTAGTCACAACGGGCCAAACATCAGGTCCAGAGCTACCAGATTCCATTGCGTTGATCGGAAAGAAAAAGATTCTTGAACGTGTCGAAAGATTTGCAAAATAA
- the ispF gene encoding 2-C-methyl-D-erythritol 2,4-cyclodiphosphate synthase codes for MFRIGQGFDVHAFAEDRPLIIGGITIPHTKGLIGHSDADVLLHTVTDAALGAIGKVDIGTHFPDTDEAFKDADSAVLLEKVWAMVKEEGYHLGNIDCTIIAQRPKMAPYIGDIRQRVAELLEADLTQVNVKATTTERLGFPGREEGIAAMATILLMKNQ; via the coding sequence ATGTTTCGAATTGGACAAGGTTTTGATGTACATGCATTTGCTGAAGACAGACCGTTAATTATCGGGGGGATTACAATTCCTCATACGAAAGGATTAATCGGTCACTCAGATGCAGATGTATTATTGCATACGGTCACTGATGCTGCTCTTGGAGCGATTGGAAAAGTAGATATTGGTACACACTTCCCTGACACAGATGAAGCGTTTAAAGACGCAGATTCTGCAGTGCTGCTTGAAAAAGTATGGGCGATGGTAAAAGAAGAAGGGTATCATCTTGGGAATATTGATTGTACGATTATTGCGCAACGGCCAAAAATGGCGCCTTATATAGGTGACATTCGTCAGCGAGTGGCAGAATTACTGGAAGCTGACCTGACACAGGTAAATGTTAAAGCGACTACTACTGAACGCTTAGGTTTCCCTGGTCGCGAAGAAGGAATCGCCGCAATGGCAACTATTTTATTGATGAAAAATCAGTGA
- the ispD gene encoding 2-C-methyl-D-erythritol 4-phosphate cytidylyltransferase, with product MRYTVMIPAAGSGTRMGAGKNKLFLKIGEHPILYHTVSIFQQDPQCEEIILAVKTEEQATIQEILKEHSNITFVEGGGERQDSVAACIAAYKGEGIVLVHDAARPFLNSLVIEALVRKANDTGAAIAAVRVKDTIKFAENGTVQQTVDREKLWMVQTPQAFRYELLKKASDQAIQDDFLGTDESMLVERLGYDVSIVESSYDNVKMTTQEDLAIGEILLARRK from the coding sequence GTGAGATATACAGTAATGATTCCTGCTGCGGGTAGCGGTACGCGCATGGGTGCGGGAAAAAACAAGCTATTTCTGAAAATTGGTGAACATCCTATTTTGTATCATACAGTCAGTATATTTCAACAGGATCCCCAATGTGAAGAAATCATTCTGGCGGTTAAAACGGAAGAACAGGCAACTATTCAGGAAATTCTTAAAGAACATAGTAATATAACATTTGTTGAAGGTGGAGGCGAGCGGCAAGACAGCGTAGCAGCTTGTATTGCAGCATATAAAGGTGAAGGCATCGTGCTTGTGCATGATGCTGCGAGACCTTTCCTCAACTCCTTAGTTATAGAAGCGCTTGTCCGCAAGGCAAATGATACGGGTGCCGCGATTGCTGCTGTGAGAGTGAAGGACACGATTAAGTTCGCGGAAAACGGCACTGTTCAGCAAACCGTCGATCGTGAGAAACTATGGATGGTTCAAACGCCACAAGCTTTTCGGTATGAATTATTGAAAAAGGCCTCTGACCAAGCGATTCAAGACGATTTCTTAGGGACTGACGAATCGATGCTTGTGGAACGTCTTGGATACGATGTAAGCATTGTAGAAAGTTCGTATGATAATGTGAAAATGACAACCCAGGAAGATTTAGCAATCGGTGAAATCTTGCTGGCTAGAAGAAAGTAG
- a CDS encoding PIN/TRAM domain-containing protein — protein MLKRVVQFSFLLIGGTLGVLFLPYLFTMFAFTSRPMIENAYVEAILGAIILYLFSLFLTEPIVNFIKWIEERLLKAPIMDLLFGTVGLIGGLSVAFLFSFGLNAIEIPFISSVVPVLLSILLGYLGFQVGFKKREEFIGAMSSMRNTTAKKKEPVEVIEPIAPQKDVYKLLDTSVIIDGRIADIVATGFLQGILVVPQFVLTELQHIADSSDTLKRTKGRRGLDILKRLQNDDGPHVLITDEDIPNVAEVDLKLVKLAKKMQGLVVTNDFNLNKVSDLHGVAVLNINDLANAVKPVVIPGEEMHVVVIKDGKEHNQGVAYLDDGTMIVIEEGRSHIGQAIDVEVTSVLQTSAGRMIFAKPKGR, from the coding sequence ATGTTGAAAAGAGTAGTTCAATTTTCTTTCCTGCTAATCGGGGGAACGCTCGGTGTTCTATTTTTACCGTACTTATTCACCATGTTTGCATTCACGTCAAGACCTATGATTGAGAATGCATATGTAGAAGCCATTTTAGGAGCCATTATTCTATATTTATTTAGCTTATTTTTAACAGAACCGATTGTGAACTTTATTAAATGGATTGAAGAGCGACTTTTGAAAGCACCTATTATGGACTTATTATTTGGTACGGTTGGATTAATTGGCGGTCTGAGTGTAGCGTTTTTATTTAGCTTCGGATTAAACGCTATCGAAATCCCTTTCATTTCATCTGTTGTGCCTGTATTGCTATCTATTCTCTTAGGATATTTAGGATTTCAAGTAGGCTTTAAAAAGCGTGAAGAATTTATCGGGGCTATGTCTAGTATGCGTAATACGACTGCAAAAAAGAAAGAGCCTGTTGAAGTGATAGAACCGATTGCGCCGCAGAAAGATGTGTACAAATTATTAGACACAAGTGTAATTATTGATGGGCGAATCGCAGACATTGTAGCGACTGGTTTTTTACAAGGGATTTTAGTTGTTCCTCAATTCGTGTTGACGGAACTTCAACATATCGCAGATTCTTCTGATACGTTGAAACGAACGAAGGGCAGACGAGGATTAGATATTCTTAAACGTCTACAAAATGATGACGGTCCGCATGTGTTAATTACGGATGAAGATATTCCGAATGTGGCCGAGGTCGATTTAAAACTTGTAAAGCTGGCAAAAAAAATGCAGGGGCTTGTCGTGACAAATGATTTTAATTTAAATAAAGTGTCTGATCTGCACGGGGTAGCTGTATTGAACATCAATGACTTGGCTAACGCTGTGAAGCCGGTTGTCATTCCCGGTGAAGAGATGCACGTAGTAGTTATAAAAGATGGTAAAGAACATAATCAGGGTGTAGCTTATTTAGATGATGGGACGATGATTGTTATTGAAGAGGGCAGATCGCATATCGGTCAGGCAATCGATGTTGAAGTAACGAGTGTCTTGCAAACATCTGCTGGGCGGATGATTTTCGCAAAACCAAAAGGTCGATGA
- the radA gene encoding DNA repair protein RadA, which produces MAKRKSKFMCRSCGYESAKWMGRCPGCGEWNTMDEEVEIVQKGPRGAFQHGDKVKQKALPISKVETVEEPRVKTELEELNRVLGGGIVPGSLILIGGDPGIGKSTLLLQVSSLLANQQQRVLYISGEESIRQTKLRAERLGVKSDELYIYAETDLSMIHETVDEVQPKFVIVDSIQTVHHPEVTSAPGSVSQVRECTAELMRIAKTQNIAIFIVGHVTKEGQIAGPRLLEHMVDTVLYFEGERHHTYRILRSVKNRFGSTNEIAIFEMLQSGLKEVLNPSELFLRERSQGGAGSTIVASMEGTRPILVEIQALMTASSFNYPKRMATGLEQNRVSLLMAVLEKRAGMLLQTQDAYIKVAGGVKLDEPAIDLAVLLSIVSSYKDTAVGARDCFVGEVGLTGEVRRVSRIEQRVTEAAKLGFDRVIIPASNMGGWDIPSGIEVVGVETIKEALGIAFK; this is translated from the coding sequence ATGGCAAAGCGTAAATCGAAATTTATGTGTCGTTCATGCGGATATGAGTCCGCTAAATGGATGGGACGCTGTCCGGGTTGCGGAGAATGGAATACGATGGATGAAGAAGTAGAGATTGTTCAAAAAGGACCGCGTGGCGCTTTTCAGCATGGTGATAAGGTAAAACAGAAAGCATTGCCTATTAGTAAAGTGGAAACGGTGGAAGAACCGCGTGTGAAAACAGAACTGGAAGAACTAAACCGTGTGTTAGGCGGGGGAATTGTTCCGGGGTCTCTAATTTTAATCGGAGGAGATCCGGGGATCGGTAAATCTACGTTGTTGCTCCAAGTATCTTCTTTGTTAGCGAACCAACAGCAGCGTGTGCTTTACATTTCAGGTGAAGAGTCTATTCGTCAGACGAAACTGCGAGCAGAAAGATTAGGCGTAAAATCAGACGAACTTTATATTTACGCAGAGACAGATCTTAGCATGATTCATGAAACAGTGGATGAAGTGCAGCCGAAGTTTGTAATTGTCGACTCCATCCAGACGGTACATCATCCTGAAGTTACCTCAGCACCGGGGAGCGTCTCCCAAGTACGTGAGTGTACAGCAGAACTGATGAGAATAGCAAAAACACAAAACATCGCTATATTCATCGTCGGTCATGTAACCAAGGAAGGTCAAATTGCCGGGCCACGGCTGCTTGAACATATGGTAGATACGGTATTGTATTTTGAAGGGGAACGACACCATACCTATCGGATTCTACGCAGTGTGAAAAACCGTTTTGGTTCAACAAATGAGATCGCGATATTCGAGATGTTGCAGTCTGGATTAAAAGAAGTGTTGAACCCCTCGGAATTATTTTTACGTGAACGTTCACAAGGCGGAGCAGGTTCCACTATTGTAGCGTCTATGGAAGGTACGCGGCCTATTCTAGTAGAAATACAGGCGTTAATGACGGCTTCTAGTTTTAATTATCCGAAGCGAATGGCAACGGGATTGGAGCAAAATCGTGTGTCGCTCCTAATGGCTGTACTGGAAAAACGTGCAGGAATGCTATTGCAGACACAAGATGCGTATATTAAAGTGGCCGGTGGCGTGAAATTGGATGAGCCGGCAATCGACTTGGCTGTATTGCTTAGCATCGTCTCCAGTTATAAAGATACAGCTGTAGGAGCAAGGGATTGTTTTGTTGGAGAAGTGGGGTTAACAGGTGAGGTAAGAAGGGTATCTAGAATAGAACAACGTGTGACAGAAGCAGCTAAGCTTGGATTTGATCGAGTCATCATCCCGGCATCGAACATGGGCGGATGGGATATTCCGTCCGGCATTGAAGTTGTTGGTGTAGAAACTATTAAAGAAGCGCTGGGTATCGCATTTAAATGA